In Agromyces archimandritae, one genomic interval encodes:
- a CDS encoding PadR family transcriptional regulator, protein MHENSDPAAAAPEGEWPKDWMRAALGILVLRALEAGPSYGYAIISDLAAHGLGTVKGGTLYPLLTRYERAGYVTAEWRAGDGGPGRKYFSLTESGREALERLRGSWRLFASNADDYLTGTAGKDLG, encoded by the coding sequence GTGCACGAGAATAGTGATCCCGCCGCGGCCGCTCCCGAGGGGGAATGGCCGAAAGACTGGATGCGCGCGGCTCTCGGCATCCTCGTCCTTCGCGCCCTCGAGGCCGGGCCGTCGTACGGCTATGCGATCATCTCCGACCTCGCCGCCCACGGGCTCGGCACGGTCAAGGGCGGCACCCTGTACCCGCTCCTCACCCGGTACGAACGCGCCGGGTACGTCACCGCCGAATGGCGTGCGGGCGACGGCGGCCCAGGGCGCAAATACTTCTCGCTCACCGAGAGCGGGCGCGAGGCGCTCGAGCGCCTGCGTGGATCCTGGCGGCTGTTCGCGTCGAACGCCGACGACTATTTGACCGGAACGGCCGGGAAGGACCTCGGATGA
- a CDS encoding metal-dependent hydrolase encodes MMGVNHATSGAAVWIAATTAMPYAATGMFPLEATGVLVGAAVCAGAALLPDADHHSATISQSVPVLGRMLTGFIGEVTGGHRQGAHSLLAVIVVAVAAYVLGQFTVATEWVGELAPGPAIATVALVAFAVKARELVPSWPLAWLVGLVAGVLVVFFAPESFDWFPLAIVLGYVTHLAGDFLTSAGLPGALWPWVPKPPRFWRRLPIVSAIWLPNGYFALPLLGDAGSAREKLLGTALAVYCTIGIGYEVLRGFGYDPAQLLAGF; translated from the coding sequence ATGATGGGCGTCAACCACGCGACGAGCGGCGCAGCCGTCTGGATCGCCGCGACCACCGCCATGCCGTATGCCGCCACCGGCATGTTCCCCCTCGAGGCCACGGGCGTGCTCGTCGGTGCCGCCGTCTGCGCCGGCGCCGCACTCCTGCCCGACGCCGATCACCACAGTGCGACGATCTCGCAGTCGGTGCCCGTGCTCGGCCGTATGCTCACCGGCTTCATCGGCGAGGTCACCGGAGGCCACCGGCAGGGTGCGCATTCGCTGCTGGCCGTCATCGTGGTCGCGGTCGCCGCATACGTGCTCGGGCAGTTCACCGTCGCCACCGAGTGGGTCGGCGAGCTCGCCCCGGGGCCGGCGATCGCGACCGTCGCCCTCGTCGCGTTCGCCGTCAAGGCACGCGAACTCGTGCCGTCGTGGCCGCTCGCGTGGCTCGTCGGGCTCGTCGCCGGGGTGCTCGTCGTCTTCTTCGCCCCGGAGTCCTTCGACTGGTTCCCGCTGGCGATCGTCCTCGGCTACGTCACCCACCTCGCCGGCGACTTCCTGACCTCGGCGGGGCTGCCCGGCGCCCTGTGGCCCTGGGTGCCGAAGCCGCCGCGGTTCTGGCGGCGCCTGCCGATCGTGAGCGCGATCTGGCTGCCGAACGGCTATTTCGCCCTCCCGCTCCTGGGCGATGCCGGGTCGGCGCGCGAGAAGCTCCTCGGCACCGCCCTCGCCGTCTACTGCACGATCGGCATCGGCTACGAGGTGCTGCGCGGGTTCGGCTACGACCCCGCGCAGCTGCTCGCCGGGTTCTGA
- a CDS encoding VOC family protein yields MTGLTAVRVHPLFAELRTPGDTLAIASTKTVPMLGDGAAESVSNRSVALDFLVDDVDTSYEQLAGSIESFVNEPTDMPWGNRSLLFCDPDGNLVRFFTPTSAEAAARFES; encoded by the coding sequence TTGACGGGCCTGACCGCCGTCCGCGTCCACCCGCTGTTCGCCGAGCTGCGCACGCCGGGGGACACCCTGGCGATCGCGAGCACGAAGACCGTCCCGATGCTCGGAGACGGGGCGGCCGAGTCCGTGTCGAACCGTTCGGTCGCCCTCGACTTCCTGGTCGACGACGTCGATACGAGCTACGAACAGCTCGCCGGCTCCATCGAGAGCTTCGTGAACGAACCGACCGACATGCCTTGGGGCAACCGGTCGCTGCTGTTCTGCGACCCCGACGGCAATCTAGTCCGCTTCTTCACGCCGACGTCCGCGGAAGCCGCGGCGCGCTTCGAGAGCTGA
- a CDS encoding IS3 family transposase (programmed frameshift), whose product MSSSRRKFTDEFKADAVQLVVQGKRAVAQVARELGINESSLGYWVKAYRQQHPDPQTAPMPVDAARIARLEAENRRLIEENAFLKKGRGLLRPGTAVSVKFTLIHAEKANHTVEFMASMLGVTRAGYYAWARRQGTASPAATRRAALSELIMQIHHDSAQTSGFRRVVAELGRRGIHASEGLVRKLMREAGLFGVQPRTRKRTTIPAADAAERPDLLCRDFTADHPGTRLVGDITYLRTGQGWLYLATVIDLFNREVVGWSMADHMRTELVADALRMAHAHGRVEHGAIFHSDRGSVYTSQAYADIADSLGVRLSVGRTGVCWDNAVAESFFSMLKNEMYHRYHFTTRAQARFHVMQYIEVFYNRRRLHSSLGYRTPAEVRAQHDPQTAIAA is encoded by the exons ATGTCGTCGAGTCGTAGGAAGTTCACGGATGAGTTCAAGGCCGACGCGGTCCAGCTCGTCGTGCAGGGCAAGCGTGCGGTGGCGCAGGTCGCCAGGGAGTTGGGTATCAACGAGTCCTCGCTGGGGTACTGGGTCAAGGCATACCGGCAGCAGCATCCTGATCCGCAGACCGCGCCGATGCCGGTCGATGCAGCACGGATCGCTCGTCTGGAGGCTGAGAATCGCCGGTTGATCGAGGAGAACGCGTTCTTGAAAAAAG GCCGCGGCCTTCTTCGCCCGGGAACAGCGGTGAGCGTGAAGTTCACGCTGATCCACGCGGAGAAGGCCAACCACACGGTCGAGTTCATGGCCTCGATGCTCGGCGTTACTCGCGCCGGCTACTACGCGTGGGCGCGGCGGCAGGGCACGGCCTCGCCGGCGGCGACGCGACGAGCGGCCCTGTCAGAACTGATCATGCAGATCCATCACGACTCGGCCCAGACCAGCGGGTTCCGGCGAGTAGTGGCCGAACTGGGCCGCCGCGGCATCCACGCGTCGGAAGGCCTGGTCCGGAAACTCATGCGTGAGGCGGGACTATTCGGCGTTCAGCCGCGTACGAGGAAGCGAACCACGATCCCCGCCGCTGACGCCGCCGAACGCCCCGATCTGCTCTGCCGCGACTTCACCGCCGATCACCCCGGGACCCGGTTGGTGGGCGATATCACCTACCTGCGTACCGGGCAGGGATGGCTGTACCTGGCCACCGTCATCGACTTGTTCAACCGTGAGGTCGTGGGTTGGTCGATGGCCGATCACATGCGCACCGAACTCGTCGCCGACGCCCTTCGCATGGCCCACGCGCACGGGCGTGTCGAGCACGGGGCGATCTTCCACAGCGACCGCGGCAGCGTCTACACCTCGCAGGCTTACGCCGACATCGCCGACAGTCTCGGAGTGCGCCTATCGGTCGGACGCACCGGGGTTTGCTGGGACAACGCCGTGGCCGAATCGTTCTTCAGCATGCTGAAGAACGAGATGTACCACCGGTACCACTTCACGACCCGAGCGCAGGCACGGTTCCACGTCATGCAGTACATCGAAGTGTTCTACAACCGTCGCAGATTGCACTCGAGCCTCGGATACCGCACCCCGGCCGAAGTCCGAGCCCAGCACGACCCTCAGACCGCGATCGCGGCCTGA
- a CDS encoding transposase has product MLVIDLESPPGPAGCPRCGRVAESRGRKQISLIDAPMGAAPVRVRWRKRRFRCVDDACAQKSFTEQDTAVAAPRAQLTVRAISWAVAQMRRENASVQGIARQLGVSWKTVWRHLKPVLERLAADESRFAGVTTLGVDEHLWHHVSTKPVEDGGRGPKELTGMVDLTRDASGRVRARLLDLVPGRSARAYADWLHERGEQFRDQVQIATLAPFAGYKKALDDELDDATAVLDAFHVIKRLFGDLVGVRCPGRDWRVGVEVPEDQKR; this is encoded by the coding sequence GTGCTCGTCATCGACCTCGAGTCACCTCCGGGGCCTGCCGGGTGCCCGCGGTGCGGGCGGGTAGCCGAGTCCCGGGGCCGTAAGCAGATCTCGTTGATCGATGCGCCGATGGGCGCCGCCCCGGTGCGTGTCCGGTGGCGCAAGCGCCGGTTCCGGTGCGTCGATGACGCGTGCGCGCAGAAGTCGTTCACCGAGCAGGACACCGCCGTGGCCGCCCCGCGTGCGCAGCTCACGGTCCGAGCCATCTCGTGGGCGGTCGCTCAGATGCGTCGTGAGAACGCGTCGGTGCAGGGCATCGCTCGGCAGCTCGGGGTGTCGTGGAAGACGGTGTGGCGGCACCTCAAACCGGTGCTGGAGCGCCTGGCGGCGGACGAGTCCCGCTTCGCCGGGGTCACCACCCTGGGCGTCGACGAGCACCTGTGGCACCACGTTTCCACCAAGCCCGTCGAAGACGGCGGACGCGGGCCGAAGGAGCTGACCGGGATGGTCGACCTGACCCGCGACGCGTCCGGGCGTGTGCGTGCCAGGCTGCTCGACCTCGTGCCCGGCCGGTCCGCGAGAGCCTATGCCGACTGGTTGCACGAGCGCGGCGAGCAGTTCCGTGACCAGGTGCAGATCGCGACGTTGGCCCCGTTCGCCGGATACAAGAAGGCCCTCGATGACGAACTCGACGACGCGACAGCGGTGCTCGACGCGTTCCACGTCATAAAGCGGCTCTTCGGAGATCTGGTGGGGGTGAGGTGTCCGGGGCGTGACTGGCGTGTAGGGGTCGAGGTCCCCGAGGATCAGAAGCGCTAA
- a CDS encoding NAD-dependent epimerase/dehydratase family protein, translating into MRVAVTGASGFIGGAVATALADDGHRVTGYGRRVGGWSHPRGTYRVWNIGRGPLRDPERVDAVVHCAALSDDWARYEDALRVNRDGTRAVIRTFPGARIVQVSTSSVYDAFGPNVDEREDARPPRRYLSAYAATMALAEAELGGRDAAVLRPHAVYGPGDPLFLPSLVDAVRAGRLVLPDAGAVQHSLTHIDNLVDAVRLGIHAHGPRGVFNVTDAEPVRLSHAVAELLERRGTKVRISGVPTAAAMRGAHALERAARISGRRPPVTRHAVSRLGYERTFDLTAARERLGYRPRETNFEGAEAW; encoded by the coding sequence ATGAGGGTCGCCGTCACGGGTGCGAGCGGGTTCATCGGAGGAGCCGTCGCCACCGCTCTCGCCGACGACGGACACCGCGTGACCGGCTACGGTCGCCGGGTCGGCGGGTGGTCGCATCCGCGCGGCACGTACCGGGTGTGGAACATCGGGCGGGGCCCCCTGCGAGACCCCGAGCGGGTGGATGCCGTGGTGCACTGCGCGGCCCTGAGCGACGACTGGGCGCGCTACGAAGACGCCCTGCGGGTCAACCGCGACGGCACGCGCGCGGTCATCCGCACCTTCCCGGGCGCACGCATCGTCCAGGTGTCGACGTCGAGCGTCTACGACGCCTTCGGGCCGAACGTCGACGAACGCGAGGACGCCCGGCCGCCCCGCCGATACCTGAGCGCGTATGCGGCGACCATGGCGCTCGCCGAGGCCGAACTCGGCGGGCGGGACGCCGCGGTGCTCCGCCCGCACGCCGTCTACGGTCCGGGCGATCCGCTGTTCCTGCCGAGCCTCGTCGACGCGGTGCGCGCCGGCCGCCTGGTGCTGCCGGATGCCGGGGCGGTGCAGCACTCCCTGACCCATATCGACAACCTCGTGGATGCCGTGCGCCTCGGCATCCACGCGCACGGGCCCCGCGGGGTCTTCAACGTGACCGACGCCGAACCCGTTCGCCTTTCGCACGCCGTCGCCGAACTGCTCGAACGGCGCGGCACGAAGGTGCGGATCTCCGGGGTGCCGACGGCCGCCGCGATGCGCGGGGCGCACGCCCTCGAACGGGCCGCTCGCATCTCCGGGCGCCGCCCGCCCGTCACCCGGCACGCCGTGAGCCGCCTCGGCTACGAGCGCACCTTCGACCTCACCGCGGCGCGCGAACGACTCGGCTACCGGCCCCGCGAGACGAACTTCGAGGGCGCCGAAGCCTGGTGA
- a CDS encoding SRPBCC domain-containing protein, with the protein MARTDRASLLIHADPELLFEALTTPEALLAWLPPAGMHGRFEHVDLREGGSYRLILSYEDAAGAPGKTTDDSDASDVRIVRIVPGRLVEQEIVFDAEDPAFQGTMRMTWTVDPADGGAEVQIEARGVPDGVLARDHAAGLTSSLANLAAYLDRR; encoded by the coding sequence ATGGCCAGAACGGACCGCGCATCGCTTCTCATCCATGCCGACCCCGAGCTCCTCTTCGAGGCGCTCACGACTCCCGAAGCACTGCTCGCCTGGCTGCCGCCGGCCGGGATGCACGGCCGCTTCGAGCACGTCGATCTGCGCGAGGGCGGCTCGTACCGGCTGATCCTGAGCTACGAGGACGCCGCCGGCGCACCGGGCAAGACGACCGACGATTCCGATGCCTCGGATGTCCGCATCGTGCGGATCGTCCCGGGCCGTCTCGTCGAGCAGGAGATCGTCTTCGACGCCGAGGACCCGGCGTTCCAGGGCACGATGCGGATGACGTGGACGGTCGATCCCGCCGACGGCGGAGCCGAAGTGCAGATCGAGGCGCGCGGCGTGCCGGACGGGGTCCTCGCCCGCGACCACGCGGCCGGCCTCACCTCGTCGCTGGCGAATCTGGCGGCCTACCTCGATCGCCGGTGA
- a CDS encoding ISL3 family transposase translates to MLHLTSGRVDARPAADPCDRCDLLLGLDGVHVEHVDRRDGLLTVTVSSPPGPAGCPSCGVIATGRGRRRRVLRDVPGADRVRLVWRQRVFRCEDTDCGRKTFMEQLPSLVAPRGSITARAVVWAIGQLRREHATVQGLARQLDTSWKTLWRAVEPELEQLAADESRFDGVSTLGVDEHIWHHVDPRMRGPKELTGMVDLTRDEHGKTHARLLDLVPGRSGRVYKAWLDQRGEDFRRNVKVAALDPFAGYKAAIDDKLHDAIAVLDAFHVVKLATAAVDEVRRRVQQDTLGHRGRKGDPLYGIQTILRAGAEHLTDKQRARLVAAINADPAHEEVFIAWQCAQQLRAAYHAKDLAQGRRIAVTVVDTFHTCPIPEIARLGRTLRRWRDAFLAYFTTGRSSNGGTEAVNGIIELHRRLARGFRNRHNYRLRMLLAAGGLTP, encoded by the coding sequence GTGCTTCACCTTACTTCGGGGCGCGTTGACGCGCGTCCGGCTGCTGATCCCTGTGACCGTTGTGACCTGCTGCTGGGCCTGGACGGGGTCCACGTCGAGCATGTCGATCGCCGTGACGGCCTGCTGACGGTCACGGTCTCCAGCCCGCCGGGACCTGCCGGGTGCCCATCGTGCGGGGTGATCGCGACCGGTCGTGGCCGCCGACGCCGGGTGCTGCGGGACGTGCCTGGCGCTGACCGGGTGCGCCTGGTATGGCGGCAACGCGTCTTCCGCTGCGAGGACACCGACTGCGGCCGGAAGACGTTCATGGAACAGCTCCCGTCGTTGGTCGCCCCACGCGGATCGATCACGGCCCGTGCCGTGGTCTGGGCGATCGGGCAGTTGCGTCGCGAACACGCCACCGTCCAAGGCTTGGCTCGTCAGCTCGACACGTCGTGGAAGACGCTCTGGCGGGCCGTCGAACCCGAACTCGAGCAGCTTGCCGCCGACGAGTCCCGGTTCGACGGGGTCAGCACCCTCGGTGTCGATGAACACATCTGGCACCACGTCGATCCCCGCATGCGCGGCCCGAAGGAGTTGACCGGGATGGTCGACCTGACCCGCGACGAGCACGGCAAGACGCACGCCAGGCTGCTGGACCTCGTGCCCGGCCGTTCCGGGCGCGTCTACAAGGCCTGGCTGGACCAACGCGGCGAGGACTTCCGTCGGAACGTGAAAGTGGCCGCCTTGGATCCCTTCGCCGGCTACAAGGCCGCCATCGACGACAAGCTCCACGACGCGATCGCCGTGCTGGACGCGTTCCACGTTGTGAAGCTCGCTACCGCCGCCGTCGACGAGGTCCGCCGCCGGGTCCAACAGGACACCCTCGGCCATCGCGGCCGGAAGGGCGACCCGCTCTACGGGATCCAGACCATCCTCCGCGCCGGGGCCGAGCACCTCACCGACAAGCAACGAGCACGTCTGGTCGCCGCGATCAACGCCGACCCCGCCCACGAGGAAGTCTTCATCGCCTGGCAGTGTGCACAGCAACTCCGCGCCGCCTACCACGCGAAGGATCTGGCCCAAGGACGACGGATCGCCGTCACCGTCGTCGACACGTTCCACACCTGCCCGATCCCCGAGATCGCCCGCTTGGGCCGCACCCTGAGACGGTGGCGCGACGCGTTCCTGGCCTACTTCACCACCGGCCGCTCATCCAACGGCGGCACCGAGGCCGTGAACGGCATCATCGAACTCCACCGCCGCCTCGCCAGAGGCTTCCGCAACCGCCACAACTACCGCCTCCGCATGCTCCTCGCCGCCGGCGGCCTCACCCCATGA
- a CDS encoding helix-turn-helix transcriptional regulator, protein MPPLMLSSEEALAVVLGLLNARAAPGVSHAAMLTATSKTRRVLPEETARRLGALLDTAAIDTVDDRTVPDADILLTVADAVARRYPLALRYRGTRGTGPARSVEPEDLVSYAGRWYLVAHDVDAAAGRTFRVDRIQEARRIPGELPPADRSDAARAVAELVDGFARAERRWRITLRAQADEATIRAGFPASVAVISALDGDEAGWHRVEIQAERLEWIPPVIAALPCAVHVDEPAELRRLLQHTAARLAAIARRSPV, encoded by the coding sequence ATGCCGCCGCTCATGCTCTCGAGCGAGGAAGCCCTCGCCGTGGTCCTCGGACTCCTCAACGCCCGCGCAGCGCCGGGTGTCTCGCACGCCGCGATGCTCACGGCGACGTCGAAAACACGACGGGTGCTGCCGGAGGAAACCGCGCGACGACTGGGCGCGCTGCTCGACACCGCAGCGATCGACACCGTCGACGACCGGACGGTGCCGGACGCCGACATCCTGCTCACCGTCGCCGATGCGGTCGCGAGGCGATACCCGCTCGCCCTCCGATACCGCGGGACTCGCGGCACGGGTCCGGCGAGATCGGTCGAGCCGGAGGACCTCGTCTCGTACGCCGGGCGCTGGTATCTGGTCGCGCACGATGTCGACGCCGCGGCCGGCCGGACCTTCCGGGTGGATCGGATCCAGGAGGCACGACGAATACCCGGAGAGCTCCCGCCGGCCGATCGGAGCGATGCCGCCCGGGCGGTCGCCGAACTGGTCGACGGGTTCGCACGCGCCGAACGGCGATGGCGCATCACGCTCCGCGCACAGGCCGACGAGGCGACGATCCGTGCGGGGTTCCCGGCGAGCGTCGCCGTGATCTCCGCGCTCGACGGGGACGAGGCCGGCTGGCATCGCGTCGAGATCCAGGCCGAGCGCCTCGAGTGGATCCCGCCGGTGATCGCCGCACTGCCGTGCGCGGTGCACGTCGACGAACCCGCCGAACTCCGGAGGCTGCTGCAGCATACCGCGGCGCGTCTTGCGGCGATCGCACGCCGCTCCCCCGTGTGA
- a CDS encoding Mu transposase domain-containing protein: MFAGFAKHHGVTAVVCRPRSGNRKGVVEKNNHTAAQRWWRTLPDDLTLEQAQASLNAFAVGQDARRREGEQGSSTAVAMFANERLRPLPTAAFPVIVTEERTATRQALIDWRGNRYSVPPELAAAKVTVSQRLGADIIDIATLSGAVIARHRVAEPGLGVTVRDTGHVTALEAVALASAPPGRPHRRKERIPPGTAALRAAALLTGPAAPVSTVIDLAAYEQAAKNRNTLR, translated from the coding sequence ATGTTCGCGGGGTTCGCGAAGCACCATGGCGTCACCGCGGTGGTCTGCCGACCACGGTCAGGTAACCGCAAGGGCGTCGTCGAGAAGAACAACCACACCGCCGCGCAACGCTGGTGGCGCACACTGCCCGACGACCTCACCCTCGAGCAGGCGCAGGCCAGCCTGAACGCCTTCGCGGTCGGTCAGGATGCCCGGCGCCGTGAGGGCGAGCAGGGGTCGAGCACCGCGGTGGCCATGTTCGCGAACGAGCGACTCAGACCGCTGCCCACAGCAGCGTTCCCGGTGATCGTGACCGAGGAGCGCACCGCGACACGGCAGGCGCTGATCGACTGGCGCGGGAACCGCTACTCCGTCCCACCCGAACTCGCCGCCGCGAAGGTGACCGTCTCCCAGCGCCTCGGCGCCGACATCATCGACATTGCCACCCTCTCGGGCGCGGTCATCGCCCGTCACCGGGTCGCTGAGCCCGGACTCGGAGTCACCGTCCGCGACACCGGGCACGTCACCGCGCTCGAGGCCGTCGCTCTGGCCTCGGCGCCACCGGGCCGCCCGCACCGACGCAAGGAACGCATCCCACCCGGCACGGCAGCACTCCGCGCTGCAGCCCTCCTCACCGGGCCTGCCGCGCCCGTCTCGACCGTGATCGATCTGGCCGCTTACGAGCAGGCCGCGAAGAACAGGAACACCCTCCGATGA
- a CDS encoding D-2-hydroxyacid dehydrogenase family protein, which produces MRIAILDDYQNAARGFADWDRLERDHGAEITVFDEYLGAGDDEVVAALDGFDAVVAMRERTPFTAARLARLPKLGLIVSTGRRNASIDLAAAHEHGVVVSHTGYLPSPAAEHTWALILAAVRRLDVELGSAGRGWTADAGWQRTVGRGLEGRTLGVLGLGNLGARVARVGLAFGMDVIAWSEHLTAERASEHGVRRVEKEELFAAADILTVHLVLSRRTRGLVGEREFALMKPDAIFVNTSRGPIADEHALIAALEEDRIGMAALDVFDTEPLPAGHPLRLAPRTVLTPHIGYVTREQYEVFYRDAVEGIAAWAAGRPIRVMEG; this is translated from the coding sequence ATGCGCATCGCGATCCTCGACGACTACCAGAACGCCGCACGCGGATTCGCCGACTGGGACCGGCTCGAACGCGACCACGGCGCCGAGATCACCGTGTTCGACGAATACCTGGGGGCCGGCGACGACGAGGTGGTCGCCGCGCTCGACGGCTTCGACGCCGTCGTCGCGATGCGCGAGCGTACCCCGTTCACCGCAGCCCGGCTCGCACGCCTGCCGAAGCTCGGCCTCATCGTCTCGACCGGGCGACGGAACGCATCCATCGACCTCGCCGCGGCGCACGAGCACGGCGTCGTCGTGAGCCACACGGGCTACCTGCCGTCGCCGGCCGCCGAGCACACCTGGGCGCTCATCCTCGCGGCCGTCCGCCGCCTCGACGTCGAGCTCGGCTCGGCGGGGCGCGGCTGGACGGCGGATGCCGGCTGGCAGCGCACCGTCGGCCGCGGCCTCGAGGGCCGCACCCTCGGCGTGCTCGGCCTCGGCAACCTCGGCGCGCGCGTCGCCCGCGTCGGCCTCGCCTTCGGCATGGACGTCATCGCCTGGAGCGAGCACCTCACCGCAGAGCGCGCATCCGAGCACGGCGTGCGCCGCGTCGAGAAGGAGGAACTGTTCGCCGCCGCCGACATCCTCACCGTCCACCTCGTGCTCTCACGCCGCACCCGCGGCCTCGTCGGCGAACGGGAGTTCGCGCTCATGAAACCCGACGCGATCTTCGTGAACACCTCGCGGGGGCCGATCGCCGACGAGCACGCCCTCATCGCCGCGCTCGAGGAGGACCGCATCGGCATGGCCGCACTCGACGTGTTCGACACCGAACCGCTTCCGGCCGGCCACCCCCTGCGGCTGGCGCCGCGCACCGTGCTGACCCCCCACATCGGCTATGTCACGCGCGAGCAGTACGAGGTCTTCTACCGAGACGCCGTCGAGGGCATCGCGGCGTGGGCGGCGGGCCGGCCGATCCGGGTCATGGAAGGCTGA
- a CDS encoding DUF2945 domain-containing protein — protein MTNREPAFRVGDHVGWNSEAGHVAGTIIAVHTSDVDFHGYTHHCTPEHPQYEIRSDTTTHIALHKGTALHLLGG, from the coding sequence ATGACGAACCGCGAACCAGCGTTCCGGGTCGGCGATCACGTCGGCTGGAACTCCGAGGCCGGCCACGTCGCCGGCACGATCATCGCCGTGCACACGAGCGACGTCGACTTCCACGGCTACACGCATCACTGTACGCCGGAGCATCCGCAGTACGAGATCCGGAGCGACACGACCACCCATATCGCCCTGCACAAGGGCACCGCCCTGCACCTCCTCGGCGGATGA
- a CDS encoding DUF488 family protein, protein MTGSENRGTPTGGARVVYTIGHSTRSLEEVVAMLRAHDVTDLVDVRSFPSSRKHPQWNRSEIETSLPSDVRYHWIRELGGRRHTPAGTPSPNDGWRVKAFRDYADYMAGDAFRHGLRELLAIAAEGTPAIMCSEAVPWRCHRRLITDALLVRGVRVRHIISPIRTTTADLTPFARVDGDRITYPADADPEVGA, encoded by the coding sequence ATGACGGGCTCCGAAAACCGGGGCACGCCGACCGGCGGCGCCCGGGTCGTCTACACGATCGGCCACTCGACCCGTTCCCTCGAGGAGGTCGTCGCCATGCTCCGTGCGCACGACGTCACGGATCTCGTCGACGTGCGGTCGTTCCCGAGCTCGCGGAAGCACCCGCAGTGGAACCGCTCCGAGATCGAGACCTCACTGCCGTCCGACGTCCGCTACCACTGGATCCGCGAGCTCGGCGGGCGTCGCCACACGCCTGCGGGGACCCCCTCACCGAACGACGGATGGCGGGTCAAGGCCTTCCGCGACTACGCCGACTACATGGCCGGCGATGCGTTCCGGCACGGACTCCGGGAGCTGCTCGCGATCGCCGCCGAGGGTACGCCGGCGATCATGTGCAGCGAGGCCGTCCCGTGGCGTTGCCACCGGCGCCTCATCACCGACGCGCTGCTCGTGCGCGGCGTGCGTGTCCGCCACATCATCTCCCCCATCCGCACGACGACGGCCGACCTCACCCCCTTCGCCCGCGTCGACGGCGACCGCATCACCTACCCGGCCGACGCGGACCCCGAAGTGGGGGCCTGA